From Paenibacillus sp. V4I7, one genomic window encodes:
- a CDS encoding GrpB family protein: MHFFSPLVVPFSILFDMFAGVHTLLNEEVYADFLSNSGYYYVETGMTGRHLFAKEFADERTHHLHFLPIVGFHERKELLFRDYLLNISFRS; encoded by the coding sequence ATGCATTTTTTCTCGCCGCTGGTTGTGCCATTTTCAATTCTTTTCGATATGTTCGCTGGCGTTCATACATTGCTTAATGAAGAGGTTTATGCGGACTTTCTTAGTAATTCGGGTTACTACTATGTTGAAACCGGCATGACCGGGCGACATTTATTTGCAAAAGAATTCGCAGATGAGCGAACGCATCATTTGCATTTCCTGCCGATCGTGGGATTTCACGAAAGAAAAGAATTGCTATTTCGCGACTACCTCCTGAACATATCATTCCGATCCTGA